One Micromonospora sp. WMMD812 genomic window carries:
- a CDS encoding response regulator transcription factor, translating into MVRLLIVDDHPVVRDGLRGMFTGDPGFEVVGEAGDGAEALALAATLRPDVVLMDLRMPGMDGVTAIGRLARSGSSAKVLVLTTYDTDADVLPAIEAGATGYLLKDSPREELVRAVHAAARGESVLAPSVAGRLMGRLRAPAEEPLSQRELEVLTLVARGSSNREAAARLFISEATVKTHLLHVYAKLGVNDRAAAVAVAYDRGLLTPGGR; encoded by the coding sequence GTGGTGCGGCTGCTGATCGTCGACGACCATCCGGTGGTGCGGGACGGGCTGCGCGGCATGTTCACGGGTGACCCGGGCTTCGAGGTGGTCGGCGAGGCCGGCGACGGAGCCGAGGCGCTCGCCCTGGCCGCGACGCTGCGCCCGGACGTGGTGCTGATGGACCTGCGGATGCCCGGGATGGACGGGGTGACCGCGATCGGCCGGCTGGCCCGCTCCGGCAGCTCCGCCAAGGTGCTCGTGCTGACCACGTACGACACGGACGCGGACGTGCTGCCGGCGATCGAGGCCGGCGCCACCGGCTACCTGCTCAAGGACTCGCCGCGCGAGGAGCTGGTCCGGGCGGTACACGCGGCGGCGCGGGGCGAGTCGGTGCTCGCGCCCAGCGTGGCGGGGCGGCTGATGGGGCGGCTCCGGGCCCCGGCCGAGGAGCCGCTGAGCCAGCGCGAGCTGGAGGTGCTCACCCTGGTCGCCCGCGGCTCCTCCAACCGCGAGGCGGCCGCCCGGCTGTTCATCAGCGAGGCCACGGTGAAGACCCACCTTCTGCACGTCTACGCCAAGCTCGGGGTCAACGACCGGGCGGCCGCCGTCGCCGTCGCGTACGACCGGGGCCTGCTCACCCCCGGCGGCCGGTGA
- a CDS encoding sensor histidine kinase, which translates to MSSTAEQVDRLAAWESREVTLYRVLPHVGLSVGALLTAAAPAPEGLSLVPDPFVAVATACWVAWFVNLHPGWATRRTLMAVYYVGLLAFAAALVLDSPWYGFFAWVGFLHSFLALHGRWRFVGVAATAVLLGTAQGGGLPSSEAHWLLWSVLVLFNVGVAGGVTWFGTITDRQNTNRKRLVEELAESNRRLAETMRENEGLHAQLLTQAREAGVLDERQRMAREIHDTLAQGLTGIITQLEAAEQSRDRSADWRRHVDNALGLARESLTEARRSVRAVRPEPLETARLPDALAELGERWSDLHGVRAEVGTTGTPRPLHPEIEVTLLRAAQEALANVARHAAATRVGLTLSYMEDVVTLDVRDDGVGFAGEPPVPRHPDGGYGLTAMRQRVTRVGGELAIESEPGGGTAVSASVPALPGGAG; encoded by the coding sequence ATGAGCAGCACCGCCGAGCAGGTCGACCGGTTGGCCGCGTGGGAGTCGCGGGAGGTCACGCTCTACCGGGTGCTGCCACACGTCGGCCTGTCCGTCGGAGCACTGCTCACCGCCGCCGCGCCGGCACCGGAAGGCCTCTCCCTCGTCCCCGACCCGTTCGTCGCCGTGGCGACGGCGTGCTGGGTCGCCTGGTTCGTCAACCTGCACCCCGGTTGGGCGACGCGCCGCACGCTGATGGCGGTCTACTACGTCGGGCTGCTCGCATTCGCCGCCGCACTGGTGCTCGACAGCCCGTGGTACGGCTTCTTCGCCTGGGTCGGGTTCCTGCACTCGTTCCTCGCGTTGCACGGCCGGTGGCGGTTCGTCGGAGTGGCCGCCACGGCCGTTCTGCTCGGCACCGCCCAGGGCGGGGGCCTTCCGTCGTCCGAGGCGCACTGGCTGCTCTGGTCGGTGCTGGTGCTGTTCAACGTGGGCGTGGCCGGTGGCGTCACCTGGTTCGGCACGATCACCGACCGGCAGAACACCAACCGTAAGCGGCTGGTCGAGGAACTGGCCGAGTCGAACCGCCGGCTGGCCGAGACGATGCGGGAGAACGAGGGGCTGCACGCGCAGCTGCTCACCCAGGCCCGGGAAGCGGGCGTGCTGGACGAGCGGCAGCGGATGGCCCGGGAGATCCACGACACCCTGGCCCAGGGGCTGACCGGCATCATCACCCAGCTGGAGGCGGCCGAACAGTCCCGGGACCGGTCCGCCGACTGGCGCCGGCACGTGGACAACGCCCTCGGCCTGGCCCGGGAGAGCCTCACCGAGGCCCGTCGTTCGGTTCGGGCCGTACGCCCGGAGCCGCTGGAGACGGCGCGGCTGCCCGACGCGCTCGCCGAGCTGGGCGAGCGCTGGTCGGACCTGCACGGGGTGCGGGCCGAGGTGGGCACCACCGGCACGCCGCGCCCGCTGCATCCCGAGATCGAGGTGACCCTGCTGCGCGCCGCGCAGGAGGCGCTGGCCAACGTGGCCCGGCACGCCGCGGCGACCCGGGTCGGGCTGACCCTGTCCTACATGGAGGACGTGGTCACCCTGGACGTCCGGGACGACGGGGTCGGCTTCGCCGGCGAACCGCCCGTACCGCGACACCCGGACGGGGGCTACGGCCTCACCGCCATGCGGCAGCGGGTGACGCGGGTCGGCGGCGAGCTGGCGATCGAGTCCGAGCCGGGCGGCGGCACCGCCGTCTCGGCGTCCGTTCCCGCACTCCCCGGAGGTGCCGGTTGA
- a CDS encoding ABC transporter permease: protein MHTFRQILRIEARLYLRDLPTLLTTVGLPTMILVVLGLIPALRKPDPNFDGQTFVSYFAPSLLVVTLAMVGVNILPAVLATYRERGVLRRLATTPASPAALLAAQLVLALAGILASAVLLIVVARLAFEVPLPRHPLGFTAAFVLGTAALLSLGLLIAAIARTTKAAQALAVPLFLIVMFFGGVYLPRFLLPDFLARIGDYTPPGVQALLDAWTGTPPQPLHMGIMAVVAVAASAAAAKLFRWE from the coding sequence ATGCACACCTTCCGCCAGATCCTGAGGATCGAGGCGCGGCTCTACCTGCGGGACCTGCCGACGCTGCTCACCACCGTCGGGCTGCCCACCATGATCCTGGTGGTGCTCGGGCTGATCCCCGCGCTCCGGAAGCCGGATCCGAACTTCGACGGGCAGACCTTCGTCAGCTACTTCGCCCCGTCGCTGCTGGTGGTCACGCTCGCGATGGTCGGGGTGAACATCCTGCCCGCGGTCCTGGCCACCTATCGGGAACGCGGCGTGCTGCGCCGCCTGGCGACCACCCCGGCGAGCCCGGCGGCCCTGCTCGCCGCGCAGCTGGTGCTGGCCCTGGCCGGGATCCTGGCCAGCGCGGTGCTGCTCATCGTCGTCGCCCGGCTGGCGTTCGAGGTGCCACTGCCCCGCCACCCGCTCGGCTTCACCGCGGCCTTCGTCCTCGGCACGGCGGCCCTGCTGTCGCTCGGCCTGCTGATCGCCGCGATCGCCCGGACGACGAAGGCGGCCCAGGCCCTCGCCGTGCCGCTCTTCCTGATCGTCATGTTCTTCGGCGGCGTCTACCTCCCCCGGTTCCTGCTCCCGGACTTCCTGGCCCGGATCGGCGACTACACGCCGCCCGGCGTGCAGGCGCTGCTCGACGCCTGGACCGGCACCCCGCCCCAGCCGCTGCACATGGGGATAATGGCCGTGGTCGCGGTGGCCGCCAGCGCGGCAGCCGCGAAACTGTTCCGCTGGGAGTGA
- a CDS encoding ABC transporter ATP-binding protein: MPVIEVTNLHKRYGDLVAVDDVSFAVEAGEIFGILGPNGAGKTTTVECVSGLRVPDGGGVSVLGLDPRGDAPDLRQRVGVQLQESQLPDRLRVAEALELYASFYRQPADPNRLIDELGLGDKRNTPYKKLSGGQKQRLSVALALIGNPEIAILDELTTGLDPQARRDAWGLIERVRDRGVTIVLVTHFMEEAERLCDRVAVIDGGRVVALDTPAGLVSRVVPEQRVRFRPSAPVEERLLTDLPEVSAVARVGSQLLVTGTGDLLHAVTSVLARNQIVAADLRLEQSTLDDAFVELTGHRPAE, encoded by the coding sequence ATGCCGGTCATCGAGGTGACCAACCTGCACAAGCGATACGGCGACCTGGTGGCCGTGGACGACGTGTCGTTCGCGGTGGAGGCCGGAGAGATCTTCGGCATCCTGGGCCCGAACGGCGCCGGCAAGACCACCACGGTGGAGTGCGTCTCCGGGCTGCGCGTCCCCGACGGGGGCGGGGTGTCGGTCCTCGGGCTCGACCCCCGCGGGGACGCGCCCGATCTGCGGCAGCGGGTGGGCGTGCAGCTTCAGGAGAGCCAGCTGCCGGACCGGCTCCGGGTGGCCGAGGCCCTGGAGCTCTACGCGTCGTTCTACCGGCAGCCCGCCGACCCGAACCGGCTCATCGACGAACTCGGCCTCGGGGACAAGCGGAACACCCCGTACAAGAAGCTCTCCGGCGGTCAGAAGCAGCGGCTCTCGGTCGCCCTGGCGTTGATCGGCAACCCGGAGATCGCCATCCTCGACGAGTTGACCACCGGGCTGGACCCGCAGGCCCGCCGGGACGCGTGGGGGCTCATCGAACGGGTGCGCGACCGGGGGGTGACGATCGTGCTGGTCACCCACTTCATGGAGGAGGCCGAGCGGCTCTGCGACCGGGTCGCGGTCATCGACGGTGGGCGGGTGGTGGCACTCGACACTCCGGCCGGCCTGGTGTCGCGGGTGGTGCCCGAACAGCGGGTCCGCTTCCGGCCGTCCGCGCCGGTGGAGGAGCGGCTCCTCACCGACCTGCCCGAGGTGAGCGCGGTGGCGCGTGTCGGAAGCCAGCTGCTGGTGACCGGCACCGGCGACCTGCTGCACGCGGTCACCTCGGTGCTCGCCCGCAACCAGATCGTCGCCGCCGACCTGCGGCTGGAGCAGTCCACCCTCGACGACGCCTTCGTCGAGCTGACCGGGCACCGGCCCGCCGAGTGA
- a CDS encoding EI24 domain-containing protein — MRPRQLGSPVVDVTSIARPVTGAAGRFFSGVGLLLRGIGLYVRSPGLMLLGVVPALISGALFVAGFAALVWFVDDLAALVTPFADDWSDTWRDLLRVIAGLAFLGLGGLLGVLTFTAVTLVIGDPFYEKISERVEERLGGTPGAVEVPFWSSLRRSMADSVRLVALSALVGIPLFLAGFIPVVGQTVVPVIGAAVGGWFLAVELVGAAFYRRGMRLPERRTLLKADRPTAIGFGVAVFVCFLIPLGAVLVMPAAVAGATLLARRSLGQSIQEA, encoded by the coding sequence ATGCGCCCTCGGCAACTAGGCTCTCCGGTCGTGGACGTGACGAGCATCGCCAGGCCGGTGACCGGGGCCGCCGGCCGCTTCTTCTCCGGAGTGGGCCTGCTGCTCCGCGGCATCGGCCTCTACGTGCGCAGCCCGGGCCTGATGCTGCTCGGCGTCGTGCCGGCGCTGATCTCCGGCGCGCTCTTCGTCGCCGGGTTCGCCGCCCTGGTGTGGTTCGTGGACGACCTGGCCGCGCTGGTCACCCCGTTCGCCGACGACTGGTCCGACACCTGGCGCGACCTGCTCCGGGTGATCGCCGGCCTCGCCTTCCTGGGCCTCGGCGGGCTGCTCGGCGTGCTCACCTTCACCGCGGTCACCCTGGTCATCGGGGATCCGTTCTACGAGAAGATCTCCGAGCGGGTGGAGGAGCGGCTCGGCGGCACGCCGGGCGCGGTGGAGGTGCCCTTCTGGTCGTCGCTGCGCCGCAGCATGGCCGACTCGGTACGCCTGGTGGCGCTCTCCGCCCTGGTCGGCATCCCGCTCTTCCTCGCCGGCTTCATCCCGGTGGTCGGCCAGACGGTCGTCCCGGTGATCGGGGCGGCGGTGGGCGGCTGGTTCCTCGCCGTGGAGCTGGTCGGTGCGGCCTTCTACCGGCGCGGCATGCGGCTGCCGGAGCGCCGTACGCTGCTGAAGGCGGACCGGCCCACCGCCATCGGGTTCGGGGTGGCGGTCTTCGTCTGCTTCCTGATCCCACTCGGCGCGGTGCTCGTCATGCCGGCCGCGGTGGCCGGCGCCACCCTGCTGGCCCGGCGCTCGCTCGGGCAGTCCATCCAGGAGGCCTGA
- a CDS encoding O-acetyl-ADP-ribose deacetylase gives MEISLVEGDITAEQVDAIVNAANSSLLGGGGVDGAIHRRGGPAILEECRALRASRYGEGLPTGQAVATTAGNLPARWVIHTVGPVWSGSEDRSSVLRDCYANSLRVADDLGAVTVAFPLISAGVYGWPVEDAVRQALAVLRPATPAHVTEARLVLFGADTHQTAQRVLAG, from the coding sequence ATGGAGATCAGCCTGGTCGAGGGCGACATCACCGCCGAGCAGGTCGACGCGATCGTCAACGCCGCCAACTCGTCCCTGCTGGGCGGCGGGGGTGTGGACGGCGCGATCCACCGCAGGGGCGGGCCGGCCATCCTCGAGGAGTGCCGGGCGCTGCGCGCCTCCCGCTACGGCGAGGGGCTGCCCACCGGGCAGGCGGTCGCCACCACCGCGGGTAACCTGCCCGCCCGCTGGGTGATCCACACCGTCGGGCCGGTCTGGTCCGGGAGTGAGGACCGCTCATCAGTGCTGCGCGACTGCTACGCCAACAGCCTCCGGGTCGCCGACGACCTGGGCGCGGTGACGGTGGCCTTCCCGCTGATCTCCGCGGGCGTCTACGGCTGGCCGGTCGAGGACGCCGTGCGCCAGGCGCTGGCCGTGCTGCGTCCGGCGACCCCGGCGCACGTCACCGAGGCCCGGTTGGTCCTCTTCGGCGCCGACACCCACCAGACCGCCCAGCGGGTCCTCGCCGGCTGA
- a CDS encoding GNAT family N-acetyltransferase — MADARIRTAEPDDAPAAVALRALVYPYLVRGVASTRQMIAEPPSGEEWVAFVAEVDDRVVGWVSAYRNIRTSEAGFGEVSLLHVHPEQRRRGIGDALLGEALGHLRQVGVRRVRTWALPEALPFARRHGFTPSRELRYSALELRPAPPMPAAPPGVRLLPFAELDPPRVYRAEIATAADEPGDVASDAISYETWQHDVWQNLGLDKAASTVAEVDGELVAFSVVKRDGDRMWSDYTGTLPEHRGRGLARLAKRAALHRAAAGGVRFAYTSNDEANGPMLAINTQLGYQPVAAQWSCLAELT; from the coding sequence ATGGCTGACGCGCGCATCCGGACCGCCGAGCCCGACGACGCGCCGGCCGCGGTGGCGCTGCGCGCGCTCGTGTACCCGTACCTGGTGCGGGGGGTGGCGTCGACCCGGCAGATGATCGCCGAACCGCCCTCCGGCGAGGAGTGGGTGGCGTTCGTCGCCGAAGTCGACGACCGGGTGGTGGGCTGGGTGTCGGCGTACCGGAACATCCGCACGTCCGAGGCCGGCTTCGGCGAGGTCTCCCTGCTGCACGTGCACCCGGAGCAGCGGCGCCGGGGGATCGGCGACGCGTTGCTGGGCGAGGCGCTGGGTCATCTCCGGCAAGTGGGGGTACGCCGGGTCCGCACCTGGGCGCTGCCGGAGGCGCTGCCCTTCGCCCGCCGGCACGGCTTCACGCCGAGCCGCGAACTGCGCTACTCGGCGCTCGAACTGCGCCCGGCGCCGCCGATGCCGGCGGCTCCCCCGGGCGTACGTCTGCTGCCGTTCGCGGAGCTGGACCCGCCACGGGTGTACCGAGCCGAGATCGCGACGGCCGCCGACGAGCCGGGCGACGTGGCCTCCGACGCGATCAGCTATGAGACCTGGCAGCACGACGTCTGGCAGAACCTCGGCCTGGACAAGGCGGCTAGCACGGTCGCCGAGGTGGACGGCGAGCTGGTGGCGTTCAGCGTGGTCAAGCGGGACGGCGACCGCATGTGGTCGGACTACACCGGCACCCTGCCCGAGCACCGCGGGCGTGGCCTCGCCCGGCTGGCCAAGCGGGCGGCCCTGCACCGGGCCGCCGCCGGCGGGGTGCGGTTCGCGTACACCTCGAACGACGAGGCGAACGGGCCGATGTTGGCGATCAACACCCAGCTCGGCTACCAGCCGGTGGCCGCCCAGTGGTCCTGCCTCGCCGAGCTGACCTGA
- a CDS encoding RidA family protein, producing the protein MTRPASLIPVPALSDVAEYAYAATVVPSTRLVFTAGACPLDADGATVAPGDHAAQARQVMANLETALAAAGARLTDVVKTTVYVASARQEDLVTVWEVVRDHFGDHEPPSTLLGVAVLGYTDQLVEVEAVAAVGHDG; encoded by the coding sequence GTGACGAGACCCGCGAGTCTGATCCCTGTCCCCGCGCTCTCCGACGTCGCCGAGTACGCCTACGCGGCCACCGTCGTGCCCTCGACCCGGCTGGTCTTCACCGCCGGCGCCTGCCCCCTGGACGCCGACGGCGCCACCGTCGCCCCGGGCGACCACGCCGCCCAGGCCCGGCAGGTGATGGCCAACCTGGAGACCGCCCTCGCGGCGGCCGGTGCCCGCCTCACCGACGTGGTCAAGACGACGGTCTACGTGGCGTCCGCACGGCAGGAGGACCTGGTCACGGTCTGGGAGGTGGTACGGGACCACTTCGGCGACCACGAGCCGCCCAGCACCCTGCTCGGAGTGGCCGTGCTCGGCTACACCGACCAGTTGGTCGAGGTCGAGGCCGTCGCCGCGGTGGGCCACGATGGCTGA